Proteins encoded within one genomic window of Lagenorhynchus albirostris chromosome 9, mLagAlb1.1, whole genome shotgun sequence:
- the LOC132525278 gene encoding LOW QUALITY PROTEIN: olfactory receptor 52W1 (The sequence of the model RefSeq protein was modified relative to this genomic sequence to represent the inferred CDS: deleted 3 bases in 2 codons; substituted 1 base at 1 genomic stop codon), whose amino-acid sequence MAEAPQSNSTFSRPTFFILTGIPEFGVAQACLTLVSGPMYLLSLLGNGALLAVVEIDSTLHKPMFLLLATLAATDLGLATSIAPGLLAVLWLGPQPVPYVACLVQMFFVHAPMAVESGVLLAMACDRAVAVGRPLHYPVLVTKARVGYAALALALKAVAVVVPFPLLVAQFGHFXAKTTDHAYFAHMAVVELVGGNTLASNLYGLALPLAVSGIDILGITGSYGLIAHAVLWLPTREARAKAFGTWSSHICVILAFYVPGLFSYLTRLFGHHTIPKPMHILLSNNYLLLPSALNPLIYGARTKQISDQLLETFAFRKSQF is encoded by the exons ATGGCAGAAGCTCCACAGTCCAACTCCACCTTCTCACGCCCAACC TTCTTCATACTGACTGGCATTCCAGAGTTCGGGGTTGCCCAGGCCTGTTTGACACTGGTCTCTGGGCCCATGTATCTGCTTTCCCTGCTGGGCAATGGAGCACTGCTGGCAGTGGTGGAGATAGACTCTACATTGCACAAGCCCATGTTTCTGCTCCTGGCCACCCTGGCAGCCACAGACCTGGGTTTAGCCACATCTATAGCTCCAGGGCTGTTGGCTGTGCTGTGGCTTGGGCCCCAGCCTGTGCCATACGTTGCCTGTCTGGTCCAGATGTTCTTTGTTCATGCACCAATGGCCGTGGAATCTGGTGTACTGTTGGCCATGGCCTGTGATCGTGCTGTGGCAGTAGGGCGTCCACTGCACTACCCCGTCCTAGTCACCAAAGCCCGCGTGGGCTATGCAGCCCTGGCACTGGCACTGAAAGCTGTGGCAGTTGTTGTGCCTTTCCCTCTGCTGGTTGCACAATTTGGGCACTTCTGAGCCAAGACCACAGACCACGCCTACTTTGCACACATGGCGGTGGTGGAGCTGGTCGGGGGTAACACTCTGGCCAGCAACTTGTATGGGCTGGCGCTTCCATTGGCCGTGTCAGGT ATAGATATTCTAGGCATCACAGGCTCTTATGGGCTCATTGCCCACGCTGTGCTGTGGCTGCCTACCCGGGAAGCCCGTGCCAAGGCCTTTGGTACGTGGAGTTCCCACATCTGTGTCATTCTAGCCTTCTACGTGCCTGGTCTCTTCTCATACCTCACACGCCTCTTTGGTCATCACACCATCCCAAAGCCCATGCACATCCTTCTTTCTAACAACTATTTGCTGCTACCATCTGCCCTCAACCCGCTCATCTACGGGGCCCGCACCAAGCAGATCAGCGACCAGCTCCTAGAAACCTTTGCATTCAGAAAAAGCCAGTTCTAA